The Lichenihabitans psoromatis genome contains a region encoding:
- a CDS encoding DUF2177 family protein, with the protein MLRLGTAYAATLVAMLVLDFAWLGTVGGPLFKRTLGDSLAPNFSLGAAGLFYLLYAAGIVYFALLPAFDAGSWSTALTRGLLLGFFAYMTYDLTNLATLRNYTVALAITDMIWGAIVTGASAAIAFWVADMAVKRFG; encoded by the coding sequence ATGCTTCGCCTCGGAACCGCTTATGCCGCAACGCTCGTCGCCATGCTGGTGTTGGATTTCGCATGGCTCGGAACAGTGGGCGGGCCTTTGTTCAAGCGAACGCTGGGCGATAGCCTCGCGCCGAATTTTTCGCTCGGCGCGGCCGGCCTGTTCTATCTTCTCTACGCCGCCGGCATCGTCTATTTTGCGCTTTTGCCCGCCTTCGACGCCGGATCCTGGTCGACGGCGCTAACCCGAGGCCTGCTGCTCGGGTTCTTCGCCTATATGACCTACGATCTCACCAATCTGGCGACGCTGCGGAACTACACGGTGGCGCTTGCCATCACCGACATGATCTGGGGCGCAATCGTGACCGGTGCCTCGGCCGCCATCGCGTTCTGGGTCGCCGATATGGCGGTCAAGCGCTTCGGTTGA
- the cydB gene encoding cytochrome d ubiquinol oxidase subunit II, whose amino-acid sequence MTFEGYDLALIWAALLGFAVLAYVVLDGFDLGTGILFMAEHGSDERDVMVNSIAPVWDGNETWLVLGGGGLFAVFPLAYAVILPALYPVIITMLLSLIMRGVAFEFRFRTNTKRGRFWWDVAFCGGSTGAAFCQGLALGGLLQGIHVENNAYAGGWWDWLTPFTILCGVAVVVGYALLGSCWLIWRTTGRLQDSSRLQARALMIATLALIVAVSIWTPFLNPRFAARWFGWPGIALTSPVPVLVALTAWVFWRSLLQKHHLTPLLCAQALFVLCYIGLGISFYPWIVPPSITIWDAASPSSSMAFLLVGAIVMMPIILAYSAYAYWIFRGKVEVGMNYH is encoded by the coding sequence ATGACGTTCGAGGGATATGATCTTGCGCTGATCTGGGCCGCCCTGCTGGGCTTCGCGGTTCTGGCCTATGTGGTGCTCGACGGGTTTGATCTTGGCACCGGCATCCTGTTCATGGCCGAGCATGGCTCCGACGAGCGGGACGTGATGGTCAATTCCATCGCGCCGGTGTGGGACGGCAACGAAACTTGGCTGGTGCTCGGGGGTGGCGGTCTCTTCGCCGTTTTCCCGCTGGCCTATGCCGTCATCCTGCCGGCGCTCTATCCGGTCATCATCACCATGCTGCTGTCGCTCATCATGCGGGGCGTCGCGTTCGAGTTCCGCTTTCGCACCAACACCAAACGCGGCCGGTTCTGGTGGGACGTCGCCTTTTGTGGCGGCTCGACCGGGGCAGCCTTCTGCCAGGGTCTGGCGCTCGGCGGTCTGCTGCAGGGTATCCACGTCGAGAACAATGCCTACGCGGGCGGCTGGTGGGATTGGCTGACGCCGTTCACGATCCTCTGCGGCGTCGCGGTTGTGGTCGGCTATGCGCTGCTCGGCTCGTGCTGGCTGATCTGGCGCACCACGGGGAGGTTGCAGGACAGCAGCCGCCTGCAAGCGCGGGCCTTGATGATCGCCACGCTGGCGCTCATCGTCGCCGTGAGTATCTGGACACCCTTCCTCAACCCGCGCTTCGCCGCACGCTGGTTCGGTTGGCCCGGCATTGCTTTGACGAGCCCGGTTCCCGTGCTGGTGGCGCTGACGGCCTGGGTCTTCTGGCGCAGCCTATTGCAGAAGCATCACCTGACGCCTCTGCTCTGTGCCCAGGCGCTTTTCGTCCTCTGCTACATCGGTCTCGGCATCAGCTTTTATCCCTGGATCGTGCCGCCTTCGATCACCATCTGGGATGCGGCGTCGCCATCCTCCAGCATGGCGTTTCTGCTGGTGGGCGCCATCGTGATGATGCCAATCATTCTGGCCTACAGCGCCTATGCCTATTGGATCTTCCGCGGCAAGGTCGAGGTCGGGATGAATTACCATTGA
- a CDS encoding NAD(P)/FAD-dependent oxidoreductase, translated as MNNDVKSLDLAVIGTGISGMSAAWLLSKRHRVTVYEQAGRIGGHSNTISVAGARGVLPVDSGFIVYNDFAYPNLTALFAHLDVPTKFSDMSFAVSLDAGRLEYNGTDVKGLFAQRRNILSLRFWSMLRDLHRFYREAPAHAGKLGLTSLGDYLQQGRYGRAFMDDHLLPMAAAIWSVPAKALLDYPAEAFIRFCENHCLLRISQRPLWRTVEGGSRVYVERLTAAYADRIRLGTAARQVIREPGGATVVDSHGARDRFDHVVIATHADQALALLDDANAAERAALSPFRYSDNLGVMHRDPTLMPKRRAVWSSWNYLGGRQKAADADHLCVTYWMNQLQGLPSDDDIFVTLNPPRDPAPGTEIRRELYHHPMFDGAAMTAQHHLWSLQGTRNTWFCGAYFGAGFHEDGLQAGLAVAEQLGGVRRPWTVANESGRIVLGQPALVATAA; from the coding sequence ATGAACAACGATGTGAAGTCTCTCGATCTTGCCGTGATCGGGACAGGCATTTCCGGCATGAGCGCGGCCTGGCTCTTGAGCAAGCGCCATCGGGTCACCGTCTATGAACAGGCGGGACGCATCGGCGGCCACAGCAACACGATTTCGGTCGCGGGCGCCCGGGGCGTCCTCCCGGTCGATAGCGGGTTCATCGTCTATAACGACTTCGCTTATCCGAACCTCACAGCGCTTTTCGCCCATCTCGACGTGCCGACCAAATTTTCCGATATGTCGTTCGCGGTGTCGCTCGACGCGGGACGGCTCGAGTATAATGGCACCGATGTGAAGGGGCTGTTCGCGCAGCGGCGCAATATTCTCAGCCTGCGGTTCTGGTCGATGCTGCGCGACCTGCATCGCTTCTACCGCGAGGCGCCGGCCCATGCCGGCAAGCTGGGGCTGACTAGCCTTGGCGACTATCTTCAACAGGGGCGATACGGCCGCGCCTTCATGGACGATCATCTGCTGCCGATGGCGGCCGCGATCTGGTCCGTCCCGGCTAAAGCGCTGCTCGATTATCCGGCCGAAGCCTTCATTCGTTTTTGCGAGAACCATTGTCTTCTCCGCATCTCGCAGCGGCCCTTGTGGCGCACGGTCGAGGGTGGAAGCCGCGTCTATGTGGAGCGCTTGACCGCTGCTTATGCTGACCGGATCCGCCTCGGGACGGCGGCTCGGCAGGTCATCCGCGAACCGGGTGGCGCGACCGTGGTCGACAGCCATGGCGCGCGCGACCGGTTCGATCATGTCGTGATCGCGACTCATGCGGATCAGGCGCTCGCCTTGCTCGACGACGCGAACGCTGCAGAGCGCGCCGCGCTGAGCCCCTTCCGCTATTCGGATAATCTCGGGGTGATGCATCGCGACCCGACCCTGATGCCGAAGCGGAGGGCCGTCTGGTCGAGTTGGAATTACCTCGGCGGGCGTCAGAAAGCGGCCGATGCCGATCACCTCTGCGTCACCTACTGGATGAACCAACTCCAGGGTCTGCCGAGCGACGACGATATCTTCGTGACGCTCAACCCGCCGCGCGATCCCGCGCCCGGCACCGAAATTCGGCGAGAACTCTACCACCATCCGATGTTCGACGGCGCCGCTATGACGGCTCAACACCATCTCTGGTCCTTGCAGGGGACCCGCAACACATGGTTCTGCGGCGCCTATTTCGGCGCGGGCTTTCACGAGGATGGATTGCAGGCCGGGCTCGCGGTCGCCGAGCAACTCGGCGGCGTGCGTCGACCCTGGACGGTCGCCAACGAGTCTGGTCGCATTGTTCTCGGCCAACCCGCGCTTGTCGCGACGGCGGCTTGA
- the xylB gene encoding xylulokinase — MRDVVLAIDLGTSSLKAMLVDSDGAVVAEAAAAYPTASPTPQAAEQDPDLWWDALREVGSRLWADEGAVAALRVTAIGLSGQMHGPVVLDAAGAVIRPCLLWSDSRSGPQAQWLQETIGRDRLIAITGTAANASGTVTKLLWMREHEPEFFARIRTVLLPKDHLRYRLTGRLASDPSDASGTSMLDIRTRQWSTDLLAACGLDAALLPDLLPSTAVAGHVTADAAAALRLPVGVPVVTGGGDALCAALAMGIDGGDAGRALVTLGTSGQLLVSTGAPAIDPAGRLNTFCHVVPDQWCALAATLSAGESLAWASRVASQHGLVSAQALLDLAATSPAGARGVLFAPYLSGERTPHMDAAVAGAFAGLRGSTDAADMVRAILEGVAFALRDGLATLRGNGLHVEDLRGTGGGARSPLWCSILASVLGVPLAVPQPSHGSCYGAALLAFQPAGFPARAGGDAVSTLAYRPDPALADLYASRFRAYRTLYPGLKALAATDLDP; from the coding sequence ATGCGTGACGTCGTGCTGGCGATCGATCTTGGAACGTCGAGCCTGAAGGCGATGTTGGTCGACAGCGACGGCGCGGTGGTGGCGGAAGCAGCGGCCGCTTATCCGACCGCATCGCCGACGCCCCAGGCGGCCGAGCAGGACCCGGATCTGTGGTGGGACGCGCTGCGCGAGGTTGGGTCACGGCTGTGGGCCGACGAGGGCGCCGTCGCAGCGCTTCGCGTCACGGCGATCGGATTATCGGGCCAGATGCACGGTCCCGTCGTGCTCGACGCCGCCGGCGCGGTCATCCGACCGTGCCTGCTCTGGTCGGATTCACGGAGCGGTCCGCAAGCGCAGTGGCTGCAGGAGACGATCGGACGCGATCGGCTGATCGCCATCACGGGGACAGCCGCCAATGCGAGCGGAACCGTCACGAAACTGCTTTGGATGCGCGAGCATGAGCCTGAGTTTTTCGCCCGGATCAGAACTGTCCTGCTGCCGAAAGACCATCTGCGCTATCGGTTGACCGGCCGGCTCGCGAGCGACCCGTCGGACGCCTCCGGCACCTCGATGCTGGATATCCGCACGCGGCAATGGTCGACCGACCTTCTGGCGGCCTGTGGCCTCGATGCCGCTTTGTTGCCGGACCTGCTGCCGAGCACGGCCGTCGCGGGTCATGTCACGGCCGATGCCGCGGCGGCGCTCAGGCTTCCGGTCGGCGTGCCGGTCGTGACCGGGGGCGGCGACGCCTTATGTGCCGCGCTCGCCATGGGGATCGATGGCGGCGACGCGGGTCGGGCGCTCGTCACCCTCGGCACGTCCGGCCAGTTGCTGGTTTCGACCGGTGCGCCGGCGATCGATCCGGCCGGCCGGCTCAATACCTTCTGCCACGTCGTGCCCGACCAATGGTGCGCGCTGGCCGCGACGCTCAGCGCGGGGGAGTCGCTCGCTTGGGCCAGCCGCGTCGCGAGCCAGCATGGCTTGGTGTCGGCCCAGGCTCTGCTCGACCTCGCCGCGACGTCACCCGCTGGTGCGCGGGGCGTGCTTTTCGCGCCCTACCTCTCCGGTGAGCGGACGCCGCATATGGACGCTGCCGTTGCGGGCGCATTCGCGGGTCTTCGGGGCTCCACCGATGCAGCCGATATGGTTCGCGCGATCCTCGAGGGTGTCGCCTTCGCGCTGCGGGATGGACTCGCGACGCTGCGGGGCAATGGCTTGCATGTCGAGGATCTGCGCGGCACCGGCGGCGGCGCGCGCAGCCCGCTCTGGTGTTCGATCCTCGCCTCGGTGCTTGGCGTGCCTCTGGCGGTGCCGCAGCCCTCGCACGGATCGTGTTACGGCGCGGCTCTCTTGGCCTTCCAGCCGGCGGGCTTTCCGGCGCGGGCCGGTGGAGACGCGGTTTCGACCCTGGCCTATCGACCCGATCCGGCGCTGGCCGATCTCTATGCGTCACGCTTCCGCGCCTATCGGACGCTGTATCCCGGCTTGAAGGCACTCGCAGCCACGGACCTTGATCCGTAG
- a CDS encoding SAM-dependent methyltransferase yields the protein MTPTTLALKAAEGLPLPDAILRTGVGLMVGRTAEKLAAATDADDRAFVRRMADFPIALHTADANAQHYELPSEFFGLVLGPRRKYSSCLYDKPGDTLKQAEERALAETQAHADLADGQDILELGCGWGSLTLWMAEQLPKANITAVSNSRQQRAFIEAEVMRRGLYNVRVLTADMNTFDPTRCYDRIVSVEMFEHMANWQALLRRVQTWLRPEGRLFLHVFTHRSGSYRFDHADKDDWIAQHFFTGGIMPSQALAARFPEVFVIEDEWRWSGEHYRRTADDWLANFDRNRRQIDAILRGHYGAAAPLWRRRWRLFFLATSGLFGHAGGADWGVSHYRLAPVGASAINRSA from the coding sequence ATGACACCGACGACACTCGCCCTGAAGGCCGCCGAGGGCTTGCCGCTTCCCGATGCGATTCTGCGAACCGGCGTTGGCCTCATGGTTGGCCGCACGGCCGAAAAACTCGCCGCCGCAACCGATGCCGACGATCGCGCTTTCGTCAGGCGCATGGCGGACTTCCCTATCGCGCTCCATACGGCGGACGCCAACGCGCAGCATTACGAACTCCCGTCGGAATTCTTCGGTCTGGTGCTCGGCCCCCGCCGCAAATACTCGTCGTGTTTGTATGACAAACCCGGCGACACGCTAAAACAAGCCGAGGAGCGCGCCTTGGCCGAAACGCAAGCCCATGCCGACCTCGCGGATGGTCAGGATATTCTAGAACTCGGCTGCGGCTGGGGATCGCTGACGCTGTGGATGGCCGAACAACTGCCGAAGGCCAACATCACGGCGGTGTCGAACTCTCGCCAGCAACGCGCGTTTATCGAGGCCGAGGTCATGCGCCGTGGGCTCTACAACGTCCGCGTCCTCACGGCCGATATGAACACCTTCGATCCCACGCGTTGCTACGACAGAATCGTCTCGGTGGAGATGTTCGAGCATATGGCCAATTGGCAGGCCCTGCTGCGCCGCGTCCAAACCTGGTTGAGGCCAGAAGGCCGGCTGTTCCTGCATGTCTTCACGCATCGCTCCGGCTCGTATCGGTTCGATCATGCCGACAAGGACGATTGGATCGCCCAGCACTTCTTCACCGGCGGCATCATGCCGAGCCAGGCGCTCGCGGCGCGTTTTCCGGAAGTCTTCGTGATCGAGGACGAGTGGCGGTGGAGCGGGGAGCATTACCGCCGCACCGCAGACGATTGGCTCGCCAATTTCGACCGTAACCGGCGCCAGATCGATGCGATCCTGCGCGGCCATTACGGCGCGGCAGCGCCACTTTGGCGTCGCCGCTGGCGGCTCTTCTTCCTCGCCACCTCGGGGCTTTTCGGCCACGCGGGCGGCGCGGATTGGGGCGTCAGCCATTATCGGCTGGCCCCCGTCGGTGCGTCCGCGATCAACCGAAGCGCTTGA
- a CDS encoding DUF1295 domain-containing protein has translation MIVVTLCLMVVGVSLAMVAAWFIAQKTGKSGFVDTIWTFGTGIAGIVLALLPLEAGDSPSFRQGLVAILLGVWSLRLGLHILRRTLKGGDDPRYAKLKQDWGRNASSRMFWFLQIQALTMALLAISVFVAARNPRPSPDWRDWLGVAIVAIGVFGEALSDEQLRRFAADPRHKGQVCDVGLWSWSRHPNYFFEFFGWLAYPVMAISLTAAYPWGWLALIGPAIIYWLLVYASGIPPLEDYMLRSRGQAFRDYQARTSAFLPLPPRSRTTPDRPA, from the coding sequence ATGATTGTCGTGACCTTGTGCCTCATGGTGGTTGGCGTCTCATTGGCGATGGTGGCGGCCTGGTTCATCGCGCAGAAGACCGGCAAGTCCGGTTTTGTCGACACGATCTGGACATTCGGCACCGGGATCGCCGGCATCGTCCTGGCGCTGCTCCCGCTCGAGGCGGGTGACAGCCCCTCGTTCAGGCAAGGGTTGGTGGCGATCCTGCTCGGGGTCTGGTCGCTGCGACTCGGGCTCCATATTCTGCGTCGCACGCTGAAAGGCGGTGACGACCCGCGCTATGCCAAGCTGAAACAGGATTGGGGCCGGAACGCCTCGAGCCGCATGTTCTGGTTTCTACAGATCCAGGCTCTCACCATGGCGCTGCTGGCGATCTCGGTCTTCGTGGCGGCCCGCAACCCCCGCCCGTCGCCGGATTGGCGCGATTGGCTCGGGGTTGCGATCGTGGCGATCGGCGTCTTTGGTGAGGCGCTCAGCGACGAACAATTGCGGCGGTTCGCGGCGGATCCGCGCCACAAAGGCCAAGTCTGTGACGTCGGCCTCTGGTCGTGGTCGCGTCACCCCAATTACTTCTTCGAGTTCTTTGGCTGGCTGGCTTATCCCGTGATGGCCATCAGCCTGACTGCCGCCTATCCCTGGGGCTGGCTGGCGCTGATCGGACCCGCGATCATCTATTGGCTGTTGGTCTACGCATCGGGCATTCCACCGTTGGAGGATTATATGCTGCGCTCGCGTGGGCAGGCCTTCCGCGACTATCAGGCCCGCACCAGCGCCTTCCTGCCGCTTCCCCCACGATCCCGTACGACGCCGGACAGACCCGCATGA
- a CDS encoding DUF1365 domain-containing protein — MADVWVSGLYDGAVTHKRVKPRRHALRYRMFWMLFDLDELDRLGHGLRLFSRNRFNLFSFRDRDHLEGSARPLRQQIEGYLTDAGLAPDGGPIRLLCVPRLLGYAFNPLSVYLCHRRDGTLSAMLYEVNNTIGQRHSYLIPIEADHAGTVRQTCDKRFYVSPFMDMDLTYRFEVQPPAARVSVAVTASDAQGLVIATCFSGERRPLSDAALVKTFAAHPLLAMKIVAGIHWEALRIWRKGIAFRSPPPRPAAPVTLGRSEPR, encoded by the coding sequence ATGGCGGACGTGTGGGTCTCCGGCCTCTACGACGGCGCTGTCACCCACAAGCGGGTGAAGCCGCGCCGCCATGCGTTGCGCTACCGCATGTTCTGGATGCTGTTCGATCTCGATGAACTCGACCGGCTCGGTCACGGTTTGCGGCTCTTCTCGCGCAATCGCTTCAACCTGTTCTCGTTCCGCGATCGCGATCACCTCGAGGGCAGCGCGCGCCCTTTGCGCCAGCAGATCGAGGGCTATCTGACCGACGCCGGGCTGGCACCTGATGGAGGCCCGATCCGCCTGCTCTGCGTGCCGCGCCTTCTTGGCTACGCCTTCAACCCGTTGAGCGTCTACCTCTGCCACCGTCGCGACGGCACCCTTTCGGCGATGCTTTACGAAGTGAACAACACCATCGGGCAGCGCCATAGCTACCTAATCCCGATCGAGGCAGACCACGCCGGAACCGTGCGCCAAACCTGCGACAAACGGTTCTACGTTTCGCCCTTCATGGATATGGACTTGACCTATCGGTTCGAAGTGCAGCCGCCCGCCGCCCGCGTGTCGGTTGCGGTCACGGCCAGCGATGCCCAGGGCCTCGTGATCGCGACGTGTTTTTCGGGCGAGCGCCGTCCGTTGTCGGATGCAGCGCTCGTCAAGACCTTTGCGGCGCATCCCCTTCTCGCCATGAAGATCGTGGCCGGCATCCATTGGGAGGCGCTTCGCATCTGGCGCAAGGGCATCGCGTTCCGCAGCCCACCACCGCGGCCCGCCGCGCCCGTTACGCTCGGGCGGTCCGAGCCGCGCTGA
- a CDS encoding cyclic nucleotide-binding domain-containing protein, translated as MTLEQDIRRLSAIPLFADLGAEALRLIAFSGETRIFRTGDVLFRRGELADGGFVLLVGSIALDPVGDGRPARQVVGPGTLIGERALISALPRPTTAIAREPSTVLKITRRLFYRILNEFPGSADRVRRNLARDLNERLADLKIGDRQ; from the coding sequence GTGACGCTCGAGCAAGACATCCGGCGACTGTCGGCCATTCCGCTATTCGCCGATCTCGGAGCCGAAGCCCTCCGGCTCATCGCGTTTTCGGGCGAAACGCGCATTTTTCGCACCGGGGACGTTTTGTTCCGTCGAGGCGAGTTGGCTGACGGCGGATTCGTTCTCCTGGTGGGATCGATCGCGCTCGATCCAGTCGGCGATGGCCGACCCGCGCGACAGGTCGTCGGGCCCGGTACGCTGATCGGCGAACGGGCGCTTATTTCGGCCCTGCCGCGGCCGACGACCGCCATCGCACGCGAGCCATCCACCGTGTTGAAGATCACACGGCGGCTCTTTTATCGGATCCTCAACGAGTTTCCGGGCAGCGCCGACCGGGTGCGCCGCAATCTCGCACGCGACCTCAACGAGCGGCTGGCCGATCTCAAAATCGGAGATCGACAGTAA
- a CDS encoding exodeoxyribonuclease III, which produces MRLTITSWNINSVRIRLPLLRQYLELHQPDILCLQETKCRDAEFPMNDIRALGFDHVEINGQKGYHGVAVLSKLPIASIDKGQFCRHGHARHIAIKLAPEAGAAAGLTIHNFYVPAGGDVADPLINPKFEHKLHFLDSMMDGPARLVAERAVLVGDLNIAPLETDVWSHKALLSVVSHTPIEVDRFGRVQAAGPWIDAMREKIVPAEKLFTWWSYRSPDWAAANKGRRLDHIWLSEDLRGALDGISVCKEARGWDKPSDHVPVTVDLRF; this is translated from the coding sequence GTGCGCCTGACCATCACGTCCTGGAACATCAATTCGGTCCGGATTCGGCTGCCCCTCCTTCGCCAGTATCTCGAGTTGCACCAACCCGACATCCTGTGCTTGCAGGAGACCAAGTGCCGCGACGCCGAATTCCCGATGAACGACATCCGGGCGCTTGGTTTCGACCATGTCGAGATCAATGGGCAAAAAGGCTATCACGGCGTGGCGGTGCTTTCGAAGCTGCCGATCGCTTCGATCGACAAGGGACAATTCTGCCGCCACGGCCATGCGCGCCACATCGCGATCAAGCTCGCGCCCGAGGCGGGAGCGGCAGCGGGGCTCACAATTCACAATTTCTACGTACCGGCCGGCGGCGACGTGGCGGACCCGCTCATCAATCCGAAATTCGAGCATAAGCTGCACTTTCTCGACAGCATGATGGATGGTCCGGCTCGGCTCGTCGCCGAACGCGCCGTGCTGGTCGGCGATCTCAATATTGCACCGCTCGAAACCGACGTGTGGAGCCACAAGGCGCTGCTGTCGGTCGTCAGCCATACGCCGATCGAGGTGGATCGCTTCGGGCGCGTTCAGGCGGCCGGACCCTGGATCGACGCGATGCGGGAGAAGATCGTGCCGGCCGAAAAGCTATTTACCTGGTGGAGTTATCGATCGCCTGATTGGGCGGCGGCCAACAAGGGGCGGCGGCTCGATCATATTTGGCTTAGCGAGGATTTGCGCGGCGCGCTGGACGGGATCAGCGTTTGCAAGGAGGCGCGCGGCTGGGACAAACCATCCGATCACGTGCCGGTTACTGTCGATCTCCGATTTTGA
- the trhA gene encoding PAQR family membrane homeostasis protein TrhA, which translates to MIETLDPPGSRAWPYGWDEILADGIIHGLGLVLAVVGTVVMMVYFSPRDHAGLLPHAIYCGTLLITLTASAVYNMWPVSPAKWVLRRVDHAMIFALIAGTYTPFLIRIGSLQSNLLLLVIWTVSLIGMALKLANLGRREWLSTLLYIGIGWSGLLAIPALVGTLPSISLFLIFGGGLLYSFGVIFHHWRALRFQNAIWHGFVLAAATCHFGAVVTAINGT; encoded by the coding sequence ATGATCGAGACGCTTGACCCGCCGGGGAGCCGCGCATGGCCCTACGGATGGGACGAAATCCTTGCCGACGGGATCATTCATGGGCTCGGACTGGTGCTGGCGGTCGTCGGAACGGTCGTCATGATGGTCTATTTCAGCCCGCGTGATCATGCCGGGCTTCTCCCGCACGCCATTTATTGCGGGACGCTGCTGATCACGCTGACGGCCTCGGCGGTCTATAATATGTGGCCCGTATCACCCGCTAAATGGGTGCTTCGCCGCGTCGACCACGCGATGATCTTCGCGCTGATCGCAGGCACCTACACGCCCTTCCTGATCCGGATCGGCAGCCTGCAAAGTAACCTGCTGTTGCTGGTCATCTGGACCGTCAGCCTGATCGGCATGGCGTTGAAACTCGCCAATCTCGGCCGGCGCGAGTGGCTCTCGACTTTGCTGTATATCGGGATCGGCTGGAGCGGGTTGCTGGCCATTCCGGCGTTGGTCGGAACCTTGCCGTCGATCAGCCTCTTCCTGATCTTCGGCGGCGGCCTGCTTTATTCGTTCGGCGTCATCTTCCATCATTGGCGCGCGTTGCGCTTCCAGAACGCCATCTGGCACGGCTTCGTTCTGGCGGCGGCGACCTGCCACTTCGGCGCGGTCGTCACCGCAATCAATGGAACCTGA
- a CDS encoding cytochrome ubiquinol oxidase subunit I — protein MFSLDALQLARIQFAFTVGFHIIFPAFSIGLAAYLMVLEAAWLRTRQQVYLDTYQYWLKIFAVVFGVGVVSGLVMSYEFGTNWSQFSYKVGPILGPLLGYETLTAFFLEAGFLGVMLFGMKRVGPGLHFAATCLVVIGTHISAAWILASNSWMQTPQGYRIVDGRYFPEDWVKIIFNPSYPYRFVHMLGATYVSVAFVVGAVGAYHLLRDRNNRSARLMFSMAMWMALVAAPLQIIAGDVQGDNTLQYQPQKVAAMEGDWQRQPAGEGEPLVLFALPDQANQKNNFEIAVPHVGSLYLTHSWAGTIKPLKEFKPDEIPFVPVVFFAFRIMVGLGLLMFAVGGVGLLLRRKGRIFQARWFQRIMVAMGPAGFIAMLAGWTVTEAGRQPFTVYGLLRTADSVSPVGAPGVGISLVAFVVIYAVVFSAAVIFLLRLMAVPPHPGESGPPAIPHRSAGITPGPAGATQEPALTPDLAPAE, from the coding sequence GTGTTCTCGCTCGACGCTTTGCAGCTGGCCCGAATACAATTCGCCTTCACGGTTGGCTTTCACATCATTTTTCCGGCCTTTTCGATTGGTCTTGCGGCCTATCTGATGGTCCTCGAAGCGGCTTGGCTGAGAACTCGCCAGCAAGTCTATCTCGACACGTATCAGTATTGGCTGAAGATCTTCGCTGTCGTATTCGGCGTCGGGGTCGTGTCCGGTCTCGTGATGTCCTACGAGTTCGGCACCAACTGGTCGCAATTCTCCTACAAGGTCGGCCCGATCTTGGGCCCGCTGCTTGGTTACGAGACCCTGACGGCCTTCTTCCTCGAGGCCGGTTTTCTCGGCGTCATGCTGTTCGGCATGAAGCGGGTCGGCCCCGGCTTACATTTCGCGGCCACATGCCTCGTCGTGATCGGGACCCACATCAGCGCCGCCTGGATCCTCGCGAGCAATTCGTGGATGCAGACGCCGCAGGGCTACAGGATCGTCGATGGGCGCTACTTCCCGGAGGACTGGGTGAAGATCATCTTCAATCCGTCCTATCCCTATCGCTTCGTCCATATGCTCGGTGCCACCTATGTGTCGGTGGCTTTCGTGGTCGGGGCCGTGGGCGCCTATCACCTGCTGCGCGACCGGAACAATCGGTCGGCGAGGCTGATGTTTTCGATGGCGATGTGGATGGCGTTGGTGGCGGCTCCGCTGCAGATCATCGCGGGTGACGTGCAGGGCGACAACACACTGCAATACCAGCCGCAGAAGGTCGCCGCGATGGAAGGCGACTGGCAGCGTCAGCCGGCGGGAGAGGGCGAGCCCCTGGTGCTGTTCGCTTTGCCCGATCAAGCCAATCAGAAGAACAACTTCGAGATCGCGGTGCCGCATGTGGGGTCGCTTTACCTGACCCATAGCTGGGCCGGCACCATCAAGCCCTTGAAGGAGTTCAAGCCGGACGAGATCCCCTTTGTCCCGGTGGTGTTCTTCGCCTTCCGCATCATGGTCGGCCTCGGCTTGCTGATGTTTGCGGTCGGCGGTGTCGGCCTGCTGCTGCGTCGCAAGGGTCGGATCTTCCAGGCGCGCTGGTTTCAGCGGATCATGGTCGCTATGGGCCCGGCCGGCTTCATCGCCATGTTGGCGGGCTGGACCGTGACCGAGGCGGGGCGCCAGCCCTTCACGGTCTATGGGCTGCTGCGAACCGCCGACAGCGTGTCGCCCGTCGGTGCACCCGGCGTCGGCATTTCGCTGGTGGCTTTCGTGGTGATCTATGCGGTCGTGTTCAGTGCCGCCGTCATCTTCCTGCTGAGGCTGATGGCCGTGCCGCCGCATCCGGGCGAAAGCGGGCCGCCCGCCATTCCGCACCGCAGCGCCGGCATCACTCCGGGTCCGGCCGGAGCCACGCAGGAGCCGGCCCTGACCCCAGACCTCGCACCGGCGGAGTGA